CGCCTCGGCCGACACGTCGACGAGGTACGGCGCGAGCCGCGAGGCCAGTCGCGGCCGCCCGATGCGGGGCGATGCCGAGACGAGCAGCCACAGTCCGCCGCCGAGTCCGAGGCCGGCGAGCAAAGCAGCACCGATCAAGGGCGTCATCGGAACCACCGCCCCTCTTCGGGCAGTCGCCCCAGCGCGATCATCAGCCGGTAGGCGACGAGGGTGGCGGCGAGGCCGCCGACGACGAGCACCGCTCCCCCGGTCGAGTTGTAGGCCGCGGCCGCCTCGGGGCGCGTGCTGAGCAGGAGCAGCACGATCCACGGCGCGACGACGCCGAGTCGGGCCGCCGTGCGCACCCACGACTGGCGCGCATCCACCTCGGCTCGTACGGCCGCGTCGGCGCGCAGGTAGTGCGAGAGCGAGCGCAGCACGCTCGGCAGCTCGGTGCCGCCGACCTCGCGCGCCATGCGCAGCGTCTCGACGATGCGGTCGGCCACCGGATCGGCGAGCGTCGCCTTGAGCGCGTCGAGGCACTCGGTGAACTGGGCGGTGCGCAGGTAGTCGCGGCGAAACGTGCGGAACGGCGCCCGCACGGGCTCGGGCGCAGAGTCGGCGAGCGCCGCGATAGCCTGCGGCAGGCTGAGACCCGCACGCACGCCCGAGAGCAAGTGGTCGACGACGTCGGGCCAGACGGCACGCAGAGCCCGGCGGCGGGCGGCGGCGCGGCCGCGCAGCACGAGCAGGGGCACCGTCGCCGCGACGACCGCCGCGACGGGCGCGAGCGCGACCACCGGCACGAGCAGCAGGGTCAGGGCTCCTCCGGCGATGCCCGCCATCGCGACGACGCCGAGCAGCACGAACGGTGAGACCGAGGCGACGCCCGCGCGGGCGAGCAGATCGGCAAGCGGGGCGAGCGGATCGCGCGCGGTGCTCGACCCTTCGCGGCGCGGCCACAGCCACGGCGAGGCGACGAGCAGCACCCCGGCCGCGAGCAGGAACCCGACGGCGAGGGTCACGCGCGCGACTCGCTCTCCGGTTCCGCGCGGTCGCTCCAGCGGGGGCCGCGCGTATCGTTCTGCTCGGCGGGGTGCGTCTCGCTTCGCAGCAGGATGCTCGGGTCGAGTCCAGCGCCCGCGAACCGCTCGGCGCGCGCGGGCAGCGAGCCGGTCGGCTCGAGCGCTCCGTCACGGAGGGTAAAGATCGACTCGGCCTCGATCGCCCCGGCGACGACCGAACCCGTCGGCGCCACGATCTCCGCCACCCGGCGAGAGCCGCCCCGCACCATCTCGCAGTGCACGACGAGGTCGATCGCGCTCGCGACGGTGGGCACCACGAACGCCGAGTCGATGTTGCGGCCCGCCAGGAGTGGGAGGGTCGAGAGCTTGACGAGAGCATCCCGCGCGCTGTTCGCATGGATGGAGCACATGCCCGGCAAGCCGGAGTTGAGCGCGATCAACAGGTCGAGCGACTCTGCCTCGCGCACCTCGCCCACGACGAGGCGGTCGGGGCGCATGCGCAGCGCCTCTTTGATGAGGCGTCGCAGGGTGATCTCGCCGGTGCCCTCGAGGTTGGGCGTGCGGCACTGCATGGCGACGACGTCGGCAGCCGTGAGGTCGAGCTCGAAGGTCTCCTCCACCGTGACGATGCGGTCGGCGGGGCGGGCACTCGCGAGCATCGCACCGAGCAACGTCGTCTTGCCGGAGTGCGTGGCCCCGCTGACCAGGATGTTGCTGCCGGCGAGCACGCTCATGCGCAGGAACTCCGCCGCGAGCGGCGTGAGCGAGCCGAGCTCGACCAGGCGCACGAGGCTGCGGATGCGCTGCGAGAACTTGCGCACATTGACGGCCCAGTGCTGCCGCGTGACGTCAGGGATGACGACGTGCAGGCGCGAGCCGTCGGGCAGGCTCGCGTCGACGAACGGGCTGCTCAGATCGACGCGGCGGCCCGTGCTCTGCAGCATGCGCTCGACGAGCGTGCGCACCTGCTCGTCGGTGAGGCGAGCATCCACCCGCTCGGTGACGCCCGCGCGGGCGATGAACACGGCGTCGGGGGCGTTGATCCAGATCTCTTCGACCGTCGGGTCGTCGAAGTAGGGCTGCAGCGGGCCGTAGCCGGTGAGATCGGCGAGCACGCGGCCGAGCGCGGCCTGCTCGTCGCCGAGGCTCGGCAGGCTGCCCGCGAGCGAGCGCTCGGCGTAGACGCGCAGCTCGTCGCGCACGAGGCGCTCGGCAGCGGTCGGGTCGGCGCTGAGGTCGAGGCGCTCGGCCCGCACCCGCTCGCGCACACGCTCGGTGATGACGCTGTGGGCGGCTGACATGCGGGTCATTCTGGTGAGGGGGTGCCGTCGGGGTGAGGGATTCTCCACAAGGAGCGGGCTGTGGTTGCTCTGCCCGGCTGGCCCGGGCGCCTATGGAGTGACCCTCCGAGCCTTGACGGCCCGCGCACGTGCAAGCGGCATCGATCGGTCCCGGTTAGCGGGCGCCTGGGCCGGGTTACTCAATTCGGGACCGATCGATGGTGTCGGCGAGTCATTTGGGTCGCAGCCCTGCCATGGCACTCGAGGCGACGACAGGCATTCGGGCGGGCGGTTTCGGGCTGCCTCACTCACGCCCTCGCAGGCGTCACCTCTCGCAGCCGCCACGCGCGAGGGGGACGCCATCCGCCGTCTCGCAAGCGCCGCTCCAGTCGACTCATCAACTCGCGTGGGTCGGCGAACACATCGTCGCGAGTCGCGCGCACCGCGCGCCATCCCTCATCGGCATATCGATCGAAGCGGCGCACGTCTGTCGTGAAGCGTCGACGGGACGTGCGGTGAACATCGCCCTCGTACTCGACGAGCACCCCGAACTCCGGCCACGCGAGGTCGGCCTCGGCGGTCCATCGCTCGGGTGACCGGTCGGACGAGTGCACGGGATGCGCGACCACCGGCTCGGGAAGCCCCGCGATCGCGATCATGAGGCGCAGCAGCGTCTCGGCCCGCGACCGGACGCCCCCGCGACGTAGCGGCGCGGCGCGTGCGAGCCGCGCGAACCCCGGGCGCCCGCGCCCGATGGCGAGCGCCGCGACCATCGGATCGGTCCGCCCCTCGACGGTCGCGCGCCGCAGCATGGCGTCGGCGAGCGCGATCAGGTCTGGTACCTGCAGCTGTGTCGCGCAGGACAGGAGCGTGAGCGGCTCGTCGACGATCCGCAGCGGCAGCTGCTCGCCGCTGCTTGCCGACACGACCAGACAGTGCTCGACCCGCGCGGATGGCAGATCGATGCTGTGGCCGCACGTCCCTCTGCCCTTCGGTGCACGCCGGGGTCTCGGCAACGACACGTGTACGAGTGCCTCGCGGGCGAAAGCGAGTGGCAGGGGGAGCCCGCGCAGCCGCGCCGCCGTCGAATGGCTGAACGCCGCATCGCTCGGCAGCCAGAGCGACAGCGCGTGAGCCCGCTGGACGACGTCATCGAGGTCGACCCGGCGCGTCGCGACGCCGTGGAATGGATGGTCGATGTCGACACGCCGGGTGCGAGCGTAGGGCATCCCGTCGCCGCGAACGGATGCCCGCACCGCCCACGATGGATCGAGCAGGTCGAGGCCAGCAGGGTCTGCAGTCATGCCGCACAGCGTTGTGCCGCGTCCAACGCACGCCGCACGAGTCGCGCACTCTGTCGATCGGTCCCGTGTTGGGAAGTCGTGGGGAGGACCAGGTGATTCGGGACCGACGGATGGTCTCAGGGCAGACGGCAGCCAGCGGGTGCGGCCTGATGTGCGACCGAGAAAGCACGATCTCGGGCTCGCGAAGGGGCACGGCCCTAGGCTGAGCGCGACTGCCCCTGCGGGCAACCCACGACGAGGAGGCGCGCATGCTCGAGGCACTCGCCGCCGGGGCCGTGGGGCTCGCCGCCGCGAGCTTCCTCGTGCTCGGGGCCGCGATCGGCTGGGTCGTGCGGGTGCCGACCGGGGTCGTAGCCGGCGTCATGGCGTTCGGCGCGGGTGCGCTCATCTCAACGCTCGCGTTCGAGCTCGTCGCCGAGGCGCACGAGGTGGGCGGGCTGCTGCCCACCCTGGGCGGCTTCCTCGCTGGCGCCGTGATCTACGTGCTCGCCGACCTCGCCCTCGCGCGACGGGGCGCTCGCGCGCGCAAGCAGTCCATCGCACTGCAGAGCGAGCCGGGCGTGCACGCAGCCCCGGCGGCGGCCGCGAGCGCGAGCGTCGGCATCGCCGTCGCCATCGGGGCGCTGCTCGACGGGGTGCCCGAGAGCCTCGTGCTGGGGCTCTCGATCGCGCAGGGCGGTGCGGTGAGCATCCCGCTGCTCGTCGCCGTCGCGGTGTCGAACGTGCCGGAAGGGCTCGCGAGCGCGGCGGGCATGAAGCACGAGGGCCGCAGCGCGCGGTACGTGTTCGGGGTGTGGGGCGGCATCGCCCTCGTGTCGGGCATCGCAGCGATGCTCGGCTTCGGGCTGCTCGCGGGCGCGGCGCCCGAAGTGGTCGCCGTCGTGACGACGATCGCGGCGGGCGGCATTCTGGCGATGGTCGCCAACACGATGATTCCCGAGGCGTTCGCGGCCGACCGCTCGTTCACGGGACTGTGGTCGGCGCTCGGCTTCGCCCTGGCGTTCGCGCTCTACCAGCTCGGGTAGCGCGCAGAAGAGATCCGCTGCCGGGCGGCCACCACAGCGCCCGGCAGCGGAAGAGGATGCCGTCGGGCGAGCGCCCGACGGTCACGACACCTAGCTCTTCGGAACGAAGGTGTACTTCGTGGTGAGGTACTCGTCGATGCCCTCGAGCGAGCCCTCGCGACCGATGCCCGACTGCTTCACGCCGCCGAAGGGCGCCGCGGCGTTGGAGATGACGCCCGCGTTGAGGCCCATCATGCCCGTCTCGAGGCGGTCGATCATGCGCATGCCGCGCGCGAGATCCTGCGTGTAGACGTAGGAGATGAGCCCGTACTCGGTCGCGTTCGCGAGCTCGACGGCCTCGTCCTCGGTGTCGAAGGGAACGATCGCGAGCACGGGGCCGAAGATCTCCTCCGTCAGCAGACGCGTGCCCGCGACGACACCCGTGATGACCGTGGCCGGGTAGAACGAGCCGTCGCGGTCGGGGATCTGCCCGCCGGTCGTGACGGTCGCACCGCGCGCGACCGCGTCCTCGACGAGCTCGTGCGAGCCCTGCACCGCGTTGTCGTCGACGAGCGGGCCGATCTGCACGCCCTCCTCGGTGCCGCGGCCCATTTTCATCGACGCGACGCGCTCGGTGACACGGCGGCTGAACTCCTCCGCCACGTCGCGCTGCACGAGGATGCGGTTGGCGGCCGTGCACGCCTGGCCGATGTTGCGGAACTTCGCGAGCATGACGCCGTCGATGGCCTTGTCGAGATCGGCGTCGGCGAAGACGACGAAGGGGGCGTTGCCGCCGAGCTCCATCGAGGTGCGCAGGATTCCGTCGGCGGCCTGCTTCATGAGCACGCGGCCGACCTCGGTCGAGCCGGTGAAGCTGAGCTTGCGCAGGCGCGGGTCGGCGATGATCTCGGCCGACAGGGCACCCGACTTGGCCGTCGTGACGACGTTGACGACGCCCTTCGGCAGGCCGGCGTCTTCGAGCGTCTTGACGAAGTACATCGTCGTGAGCGGGGTGAGCGCGGCGGGCTTGATGATCGAGGTGCAGCCGGCGGCGATCGCGGGCGCGATCTTGCGCGTGGCCATGGCGAGCGGGAAGTTCCAGGGCGTGATGAGGAACGACGGCCCGACGGGAGCGTGCGAGACCACGATGTGGCCCGTGCCCTCGGGGTTCTCGCCGAAACGGCCCGTGATGCGCACCGCCTCCTCGCTGAACCAGCGCAGGAACTCGGCGCCGTAGGTGACCTCACCGCGCGACTCGGCGAGCGGCTTGCCCATCTCGAGCGTCATGAGCAGGGCGAACTCGTCGGCCCGCTCGATGACGAGCTCCCAGGCCTTGCGCAGCAGCTCGGCACGCACGCGAGGCGCGGTCGCGGCCCAGCTCGCCTGGGCGGCGGCCGCGGCATCCATCGCCTTCTTGCCGTCGGCGACCGAGGCGCTCGCGATCTCGGCGAGCACGGCGCCGGTCGACGGGTCGGTGACGGTCATGGTCGCGCCGCCCTCGGCGTCGATCCACGCGCCGTCGATGTAGAGGCCGCGGGGGACCTTCGCGAGCAGTTCGGCTTCGGTGATCATGGGATTCCCTTTTCGCTGGTGATCGGATGCGGTGGTGGCGGATCCGCGGATGGATGGAGTGGTGCTGGTGGCTCAGTTGGCGGCGAGCGCCTCGG
The sequence above is a segment of the Microcella humidisoli genome. Coding sequences within it:
- a CDS encoding type II secretion system F family protein, with the protein product MTLAVGFLLAAGVLLVASPWLWPRREGSSTARDPLAPLADLLARAGVASVSPFVLLGVVAMAGIAGGALTLLLVPVVALAPVAAVVAATVPLLVLRGRAAARRRALRAVWPDVVDHLLSGVRAGLSLPQAIAALADSAPEPVRAPFRTFRRDYLRTAQFTECLDALKATLADPVADRIVETLRMAREVGGTELPSVLRSLSHYLRADAAVRAEVDARQSWVRTAARLGVVAPWIVLLLLSTRPEAAAAYNSTGGAVLVVGGLAATLVAYRLMIALGRLPEEGRWFR
- a CDS encoding CpaF family protein, coding for MSAAHSVITERVRERVRAERLDLSADPTAAERLVRDELRVYAERSLAGSLPSLGDEQAALGRVLADLTGYGPLQPYFDDPTVEEIWINAPDAVFIARAGVTERVDARLTDEQVRTLVERMLQSTGRRVDLSSPFVDASLPDGSRLHVVIPDVTRQHWAVNVRKFSQRIRSLVRLVELGSLTPLAAEFLRMSVLAGSNILVSGATHSGKTTLLGAMLASARPADRIVTVEETFELDLTAADVVAMQCRTPNLEGTGEITLRRLIKEALRMRPDRLVVGEVREAESLDLLIALNSGLPGMCSIHANSARDALVKLSTLPLLAGRNIDSAFVVPTVASAIDLVVHCEMVRGGSRRVAEIVAPTGSVVAGAIEAESIFTLRDGALEPTGSLPARAERFAGAGLDPSILLRSETHPAEQNDTRGPRWSDRAEPESESRA
- a CDS encoding ZIP family metal transporter → MLEALAAGAVGLAAASFLVLGAAIGWVVRVPTGVVAGVMAFGAGALISTLAFELVAEAHEVGGLLPTLGGFLAGAVIYVLADLALARRGARARKQSIALQSEPGVHAAPAAAASASVGIAVAIGALLDGVPESLVLGLSIAQGGAVSIPLLVAVAVSNVPEGLASAAGMKHEGRSARYVFGVWGGIALVSGIAAMLGFGLLAGAAPEVVAVVTTIAAGGILAMVANTMIPEAFAADRSFTGLWSALGFALAFALYQLG
- a CDS encoding NAD-dependent succinate-semialdehyde dehydrogenase produces the protein MITEAELLAKVPRGLYIDGAWIDAEGGATMTVTDPSTGAVLAEIASASVADGKKAMDAAAAAQASWAATAPRVRAELLRKAWELVIERADEFALLMTLEMGKPLAESRGEVTYGAEFLRWFSEEAVRITGRFGENPEGTGHIVVSHAPVGPSFLITPWNFPLAMATRKIAPAIAAGCTSIIKPAALTPLTTMYFVKTLEDAGLPKGVVNVVTTAKSGALSAEIIADPRLRKLSFTGSTEVGRVLMKQAADGILRTSMELGGNAPFVVFADADLDKAIDGVMLAKFRNIGQACTAANRILVQRDVAEEFSRRVTERVASMKMGRGTEEGVQIGPLVDDNAVQGSHELVEDAVARGATVTTGGQIPDRDGSFYPATVITGVVAGTRLLTEEIFGPVLAIVPFDTEDEAVELANATEYGLISYVYTQDLARGMRMIDRLETGMMGLNAGVISNAAAPFGGVKQSGIGREGSLEGIDEYLTTKYTFVPKS